The Terriglobia bacterium region TGCGGCAGCAGTTTGAACCTGGCGGTTTTGCTTCCAGATCTCGAGATCGGCTCGCCGCGGCCCGTTCCGGTACCGAGCGGCTACTTCAGGGATGCGATCGAAGACCTGTTTGTCGCGGGTGGACCGCAGCAGCTTCACATATTCGGCATGCGCCCACACCAGCGGCATGGCCGAGGCCGTGGGCCGGCCGAAATATAAATGATTCTGCGGTTGATCGGCAGCGTCCCAGACCTGTTCCGGAAGCAAGCCCGTCGCCGCAAAATTCTCCATTGTCCGGATGAACTTCGTTACATCATGTCCTGCGGCCAATTCGTAGTGACCGCGCTCGCCCGTCAGCAATGGCCACGCCCTGCCGGTTCCCCATCCGATGAAAGAGCCTCCGTCATCACGCTGTCCGTAGCCGTCGTGATTATAGCGGCGCCAACATGGCCCGAAAGGAGTGTCGACTTTCAAAATGGCGTCGACGACGCGAATGGAATCGGCGATCACCGGGTCGCCGGGTTTCATGATTCCATAGCGCACCAGTTCCAGAAAGCCGGCGTCTACAACGTTCTTTGCCGGTACTGTCAGAGATGAGTCGGGCGCCCGGTTCGGAACGCTGTAAAGCAGGTCGTTCGGGTTCTCGTCCGGTGTGACGTCGTCCGTTCGAATCGGCAGAATTCGGATAAAGTGCCGCGGAATTCCAGGCACCAACTCGCCTTGAGTGGTGACCAACCACTTCTGAAGATGACTCACCAGGAAATCGGAATAATCTTCAATGTATTGCGCTGTTTGCGTTTCCCGGCGTTGGCGCAGAAATGCTCCAGCGCAGACCAGCGCTGCAATGCATGCTGCGAGGGTCGACGGGGAGTAACCGCTGGAATCCTCCCAGCGCTCCTCCCGGGTTGCCGGGCCATTGTTAATGAGGTAAGCGGCGCCGCTCTTGATCAAATGATACGGATCGAAGCCGTCCAGAGCCTTCTCTTTATGGAGGCGCCAGGCGAGCATGACAGGAAAGGCGACTTCATCGAGTTGAATACCGCCCCAATACGGTTTGCCATCGAGCAGGAAATTCTGCGGAAAGCGTCCATCGGCCTGCTGAATCGTTGCAAGGTAGATCAGCGCCCGTAATGCGGTGTACTTGTCGCCTGCTGCCAGGAAACCCGTCGCGGTGCTGACCATGTCCCGGGTCCAGACGTAGTGATATCCGCCTTCATCTTTGTCGCCGCGAGCCTCACCCCATGGAATGGAAAGCGAAGCAATGAACGCCCCTCGATAGGTTTTATCCTGATGCGCCAGCATGACCCTGTAGCTGTCCTCGTAGAGCCGGCCGCCATCTCCGGAGGACTCATGCAATGGAAGGCGCGAGCGGATAGCGACAGTCCATTGCTCGACGAATCGTTTCCGATGAACCTCGAAAGGAAGCGCGAGGCTTTCGAAAAGCGCTGTTGCGGCGCAGGAAAGACTCGGACCGAATGCAATCGCGGTTGTGAATTCGCGAGTCTTTCGCAGATCCAGTTCGCCGGTCAGCGCGATATTCCCGTCGGGAGCCTCATCGAATTCCCAATCCATTTGAAGATTGCCGGAGAGGTCGGTCCAGCCGTCGCTGGCTCCGACATACCCGCAGGAGAGCCGCGAGAATGGGGCGCTTGCAGCAACGAGAAGCCATGTCCCGTTCTTCTCGGCGGCCAGAACATCCCGGCCCGCAATTGTGATGACGTGTCCGTTGTTGCCGAAGCCGGCTGCTT contains the following coding sequences:
- a CDS encoding glycoside hydrolase family 15 protein; this translates as NTDPEGRYSIHKEVMAHPDHPCVLQKTFIAADDAFFNQLRVYVLCAPHLEAAGFGNNGHVITIAGRDVLAAEKNGTWLLVAASAPFSRLSCGYVGASDGWTDLSGNLQMDWEFDEAPDGNIALTGELDLRKTREFTTAIAFGPSLSCAATALFESLALPFEVHRKRFVEQWTVAIRSRLPLHESSGDGGRLYEDSYRVMLAHQDKTYRGAFIASLSIPWGEARGDKDEGGYHYVWTRDMVSTATGFLAAGDKYTALRALIYLATIQQADGRFPQNFLLDGKPYWGGIQLDEVAFPVMLAWRLHKEKALDGFDPYHLIKSGAAYLINNGPATREERWEDSSGYSPSTLAACIAALVCAGAFLRQRRETQTAQYIEDYSDFLVSHLQKWLVTTQGELVPGIPRHFIRILPIRTDDVTPDENPNDLLYSVPNRAPDSSLTVPAKNVVDAGFLELVRYGIMKPGDPVIADSIRVVDAILKVDTPFGPCWRRYNHDGYGQRDDGGSFIGWGTGRAWPLLTGERGHYELAAGHDVTKFIRTMENFAATGLLPEQVWDAADQPQNHLYFGRPTASAMPLVWAHAEYVKLLRSTRDKQVFDRIPEVAARYRNGPRRADLEIWKQNRQVQTAAAGQVLRIQAPGPFTLRWSNDGWQNATNTEAIPVDLGLAFVDIPIGQSQRDSIRFTFLWDGGRWENKDYEVGVLNPAATGSKAA